AAGATCAGTGTCATCGAATCCCTTCTGACCAAGGTGGACCTGATCATCATCGGCGGCGGCATGGCTTTCACCTTCTTCAAGGCCATGGGCTATGAAGTTGGCAACTCGCTGGTCGAACCGGAGATGCTGGACATTGCCCGTTCGGCCATGGCCAAGGCCAAGGAGAGAAATGTCAAGTTGCTTCTCCCCGTCGATGCCGTCATTGCCAAGGAAATTGCCAGCGGAACCGAGACCAAGGTCGTCCCCGTCGATGCCATTCCTGCCGGATGGATGGGGTTGGATATCGGACCGGCCAGCGTCAAGGAGTTTTCCGAGGCCCTGAAACGCTGCAAAACCATCATCTGGAACGGCCCCATGGGGGTGTTCGAGACTCCCCCCTTCGACAAGGGAACCGTGGAGTTGGGCAAGGCCGTTGCCAGCAGCGGGGCCCTCTCTGTCGTGGGTGGCGGCGATACCGATGCAGCGGTCAAGCAGGCTGGTGTGGCCGACAAGATTTCCTACATCTCCACCGGTGGCGGCGCCTTCCTGGAACTCCTCGAAGGGAAAGAACTTCCCGGCATGATCGCCCTGACGGATGCATGACGTTTTCTTTCCGCTGATCAAAACGATGGGATCTGGATGAACCCGTCGCGTTTTCGGCGACTTTGACCGCCGAACAGTTCCTCTCCCCGCTCCCCCTGGGGCGTTTCGGGTACGGCTGAAAAGACCATGGAACGGTCTTTTCAGCTTTTTTTTTGCCACACTCCCTGGCGTTTTCCCTTTTGAGCGGCATGAATGTTGCTTGACTCCACTCGGGGGATTTCCCCATGGTTTCCCAAAGGCATTTTGTTGGGGAATTGTATTGGCCTGATCCATTCATCCATCTGGCTCGAAAACAGGAAAACAAGGTGAACGCCATGCACACTACACTTCGAGATGGCCTGTCGGCTGTCGTCATGGGCCGTAACGAGGAGAATTTTTTGCACATGACCCTGCCGCCCCTGCGCGAGGTGGCGGACGAAATCATTTTTGTGGACACTGGTTCCGAGGATCGGACGATCGACATTGCGGAGGAGTATGGCTGTCGCATTTTCCGCCAGCCGTGGCAGGATGATTTTTCCATTCCCAAAAATTACGGCATCAATCAGGCGCTACACACGTGGATCCTGAACGTGGACTGCGATGAGGCGTTGGACACCAAAACAGACACCCGGGAACGTTTTGTGGAAAAGTGCCTCGGCGATGAAGAAGGGAAACCGGTCTTCATCATCAATATTGACAATCTGATGGCTGATGGGGGTGTCGCCCGCCAGGATGCCATGCGCCTGTTTCGCAACGATCCCCGCATCCGTTTTGAACATCCGATTCATGAATCGGTTTGCGAATCGGTTTATCGGGGTTGGCCCGAATACAGACCGGAGAGACTCGACCTGCGTTTGACCCATTTTGGCTACAAACAGGACGCCAACAAAGAGAAGCTCAAACGCAACATTGCGATCCTCCGTGCCTGGGTCGACCGCGAGCCGGATCACGTCTTCGGCAACTACAAGCTGGGCATGAATCTGCACCATCGCGGCAACGTCAGCGAGGGGCTGTTTTTTGTCGGTCGGGCGTTTGAATTGATTTGCAAAGAGACCGATAAGACCAGCTATCCCTTTTTGAAAACCATGATACCTTTTTATATCAATGAGTTGATCGAGGATGGCCGCATTGCGGATGCTCGCACGGTACGGGAGAAGGTTTTGAGCTGGGAGTGAGATCACCCCACCAGGAGCGGGGCCAGCCGGTGGGCAAGGTCGTCGGCAACCTGAACGAGATCCTGGCGTTGTTGGGCTTCCAGGATGCGCACAAGAAGGGGATTGATCTGATCCAGATCGATCCCCGTTGCGTTTTCCAGCCGGAAAGAGACACAGTCGATGAGCCGCCGCATGGCTTCTCCACCTTCGGCTTGGCGTCCTTGGCGGAACAGGCGCACCGTCTGTGACAAATGACCCGAGCAATCCCCGGGGTGGAGTTGCAGGGCCTGTTGCATCTCCCAGCGCAAGGTAAAGAGGGCTTGGCGCGCCATGGCAGCGGCAGTATTTTCCTGGTTCTTCTGGTAAATTTCGAAGGCTTGAGAAAAATATTCCCTGGTTTCGTTCCAGGAGCCCCGGCAGGCGGTCAGGTTGCCCAGCTCCATGAGGCAACGCGCCTCTTCCAGGGGGAGAGGGTTGCCCTGTTTTTCTGCGAGGGCCAAGCCGTCCCTGACCTCCTGCAACTGCTGTTTCGCAGCCATGGTACGGCCATTTTTTTTTAAAAATGCCGCAATGGCCCGGCCAGTCCGCGCCTTTTCCCGGGCGTCGCCCAGGGCCAGGGTCAGGGATCTTGCCTCTTCCAGCGGGTTGGCGGCCTCTCGGGAGCGTCCGCATTGCAGGTGGATCTGGGCCATCAGCCGCAAGAGTGGAATACGCAACATTTTGTTCTGTCGTTGTGCCATATCCAGCGTCCGCACCGTTTCCAGGGCCGACCTGGCCAGTGTCTCGGCCCGATCGACTTTATTTTGGCGCAGAGCGAGCGTGGCGGTGTGGTGTTGTGTCAGGATACGTTCACCCGGATCCTGCATGAATGGAAGGCGTTCGACGAGGTTGCGAAGTTTTCTCTCCGCCCGCGCATAACGATAAACCAACAGGTCGGCATCGATCTGCTGAAGCGCCGACCGGTCATCGGGGGAGGGGTCGGAGGTGTTCGGGACGTTCGCATCCGCCTGGGCTGAGACCAACGGGACGTGGGCATCCACCTGGGCTGAGATCAAAGGGAGGGGAGAGGGCCATGTGTCCAGGTAGTGGGTTCCCCGGATACGCGCTCCCCGGCGTCCGGCGTTGATAAAGGTGACACGAGGGTGTGTCTCGATCAACTGTTCCAGTTCCAGCAGGTTGCTGTTCATGGCCAGGGATGACGCCACCTCTGTGCCGAGGCCGTTCGGCAACATCGGGGTGGTATCGGCCCGGGTTTGCCAGCTCAGGGATGGATTGCCCTGGGCGTGGCTTTGGCCCCCAGGAAAGGAAAAATCCGTACCGACGAAAAGGATCTGGCCTGCACCCATGCGGATGGCCAGATCCACGGCGGCGTGCAGGATGCTCCCGGATGCATACAGGTGCGACAAGGGACGCTGTTGCCGGATCTCCGCATAGGCTGGCGAGTATGAACAAGCCAGATATCTGGGACCGGGCCACATGTCCAAAACCGCCGGATCGGAGGCTGGAAAATAGACCAGGGGGACACGAAGCAGCGACGGATCCTCCTGAACATCCTGGAACAGGGTGAAAACGATAGGTTGGTGTTCCATCGTGACCACAATGTCAGGAAGGATGTCAGCCTGACGGAGCGGCAGCAGGGCGCCATCGACGGCAATCAGGGGGGTGGCAACCGGACGGTTGGCCAACAGGAGAAGATGATCATCCAGGGTGGGACCGGCGCCGGCCACCAGAATCGTATCACCCGGATGGGTGTTGAACAGGTTTTCCACACCTGGATCCTGATTGATCAAAGGTTTGTTTTGACGAATCCTTTCCATCAAGAGAGGGTGCTCCAGGAAACGCCGGTCCTGGAAATCGCTTTCCAGAGCCAGGCGAACCCTGGTCGCCAACACCTTTGCTGCCGGATCGGGGCCGGCCAGATGCAACGCCACCGAGGATGTGGCGAGAGGCTTCCTGGGCAGACCCGCTTCGCGCCAGGTCACCAGGTTTGTTCGGGTATCGGAGAGCCACGCCTGGTGGTCCATGATGGCCAGGGATTGGAAGAACAGGTCGGTGTTGAGCAAGATGACGGTCAGATGTTGTATTCCGGGTCTAGCCAGCAGGGTTTGGGGCAGGTGGGGACTCCCCAGACCATAGACGTGTGCCGCCGTGGCGCCTGGTGGAACGCTCTCTGCCTGTAGACGGGCCTCCTCCCAAGGGTCG
This window of the Magnetococcales bacterium genome carries:
- a CDS encoding DUF115 domain-containing protein, with amino-acid sequence MTYWHTNTSIVQQRWPGLWQLSPQGTIRHRIEPIQDGILVDHLHLFSLSDPWEEARLQAESVPPGATAAHVYGLGSPHLPQTLLARPGIQHLTVILLNTDLFFQSLAIMDHQAWLSDTRTNLVTWREAGLPRKPLATSSVALHLAGPDPAAKVLATRVRLALESDFQDRRFLEHPLLMERIRQNKPLINQDPGVENLFNTHPGDTILVAGAGPTLDDHLLLLANRPVATPLIAVDGALLPLRQADILPDIVVTMEHQPIVFTLFQDVQEDPSLLRVPLVYFPASDPAVLDMWPGPRYLACSYSPAYAEIRQQRPLSHLYASGSILHAAVDLAIRMGAGQILFVGTDFSFPGGQSHAQGNPSLSWQTRADTTPMLPNGLGTEVASSLAMNSNLLELEQLIETHPRVTFINAGRRGARIRGTHYLDTWPSPLPLISAQVDAHVPLVSAQADANVPNTSDPSPDDRSALQQIDADLLVYRYARAERKLRNLVERLPFMQDPGERILTQHHTATLALRQNKVDRAETLARSALETVRTLDMAQRQNKMLRIPLLRLMAQIHLQCGRSREAANPLEEARSLTLALGDAREKARTGRAIAAFLKKNGRTMAAKQQLQEVRDGLALAEKQGNPLPLEEARCLMELGNLTACRGSWNETREYFSQAFEIYQKNQENTAAAMARQALFTLRWEMQQALQLHPGDCSGHLSQTVRLFRQGRQAEGGEAMRRLIDCVSFRLENATGIDLDQINPLLVRILEAQQRQDLVQVADDLAHRLAPLLVG
- a CDS encoding glycosyltransferase, giving the protein MHTTLRDGLSAVVMGRNEENFLHMTLPPLREVADEIIFVDTGSEDRTIDIAEEYGCRIFRQPWQDDFSIPKNYGINQALHTWILNVDCDEALDTKTDTRERFVEKCLGDEEGKPVFIINIDNLMADGGVARQDAMRLFRNDPRIRFEHPIHESVCESVYRGWPEYRPERLDLRLTHFGYKQDANKEKLKRNIAILRAWVDREPDHVFGNYKLGMNLHHRGNVSEGLFFVGRAFELICKETDKTSYPFLKTMIPFYINELIEDGRIADARTVREKVLSWE